In a single window of the Microbacterium sp. SL75 genome:
- a CDS encoding glycosyltransferase, whose protein sequence is MAVVIPAHDEEALIGRCLAAVDRAVSHAKERTPDLDVAVVVVLDACTDTTAAQVRRWPVEAVEIGARRVGTARRVGVAHALGALSASPADTWIAMTDADTVVPSNWITHQLDLAEAGVDLVLGTVRPDFADLSARHAAYWRATHHRGAPPGNVHGANLGVRASTYARAGGIPDLLEHEDVALVGAARALGARERASDAHEVETSGRFTGRTPAGYAAFLARVHAWVDAPPLAAPGA, encoded by the coding sequence GTGGCCGTGGTGATCCCGGCGCACGACGAGGAGGCCCTGATCGGGCGCTGCCTGGCAGCGGTCGACCGGGCCGTCTCCCACGCGAAGGAGCGCACCCCCGACCTGGATGTCGCGGTCGTCGTCGTGCTCGATGCGTGCACCGACACCACCGCCGCGCAGGTGCGGCGCTGGCCGGTCGAGGCGGTCGAGATCGGCGCTCGCCGCGTGGGCACCGCGCGGCGGGTCGGTGTCGCTCATGCGCTCGGGGCGCTCTCCGCGAGTCCGGCCGACACGTGGATCGCCATGACCGACGCCGACACCGTCGTGCCGTCGAACTGGATCACGCACCAGCTCGACCTCGCCGAGGCCGGGGTCGACCTCGTCCTCGGAACCGTCCGCCCCGACTTCGCCGACCTCAGCGCCCGCCACGCCGCGTACTGGCGTGCCACGCACCATCGGGGCGCACCGCCCGGGAACGTCCACGGGGCCAACCTCGGCGTGCGGGCGAGCACGTACGCCCGGGCGGGCGGCATCCCGGATCTCCTCGAGCACGAGGACGTGGCCCTCGTCGGCGCGGCTCGGGCCCTCGGCGCGCGGGAGCGGGCGAGCGATGCGCACGAGGTCGAGACGTCCGGCCGATTCACGGGGCGCACACCCGCCGGCTACGCGGCGTTCCTCGCGCGGGTGCACGCCTGGGTCGATGCGCCACCCCTGGCGGCCCCCGGCGCCTGA
- a CDS encoding PIG-L family deacetylase translates to MVSFDHRDPGTDESVWAEALRRDLPPLDLDVDHLIVVAAHPDDESLGAAGLLATAAARGIPVDLLVVTDGEGSHPDSPTHGPATLALMRRRELYDAARIVGLVGEPIFLGLPDGGTEEYRDAVSAALRETLDAAAGRRVLVLSPWRGDGHRDHRVVGEIVEQVCAARGVRSRAFPIWLWHWGGPDDVPWDRVERLVLEPRAREAKTRALDAHRSQLEPLSRAPGDEAMIHAGMRAHAERDAEFFVVPERPAAPAASVGREYFDDMYARHDDPWGFDSRWYEERKRAVLLSALPRRRYRSTLEAGCSTGALTAQLTDRSDRVLAVDLAPAALERARTRLAGHDNVELRLATLPGAWPEGEFDLVVLSEVAYYWAGVDLDRGLTAAAASLSVDGHLVACHWRHPVAEYPLSGDQVHDALAARGDLVRLARHDEEDFVLEVYAHPGVRSVAAESGLVP, encoded by the coding sequence GTGGTGAGCTTCGACCATCGCGATCCCGGCACCGACGAGAGCGTCTGGGCCGAGGCTCTTCGCCGAGACCTGCCCCCGCTCGATCTCGACGTCGACCATCTGATCGTGGTGGCCGCGCACCCCGACGACGAGAGCCTCGGAGCCGCGGGTCTGCTCGCGACCGCGGCGGCCCGCGGCATCCCGGTCGATCTTCTCGTCGTGACCGACGGCGAGGGCTCTCACCCCGATTCGCCCACCCACGGGCCCGCGACCCTCGCGCTGATGCGCCGCCGCGAGCTCTACGATGCGGCGCGCATCGTGGGGCTGGTCGGTGAACCGATCTTCCTCGGCCTGCCGGACGGCGGGACGGAGGAGTATCGGGATGCCGTCTCCGCGGCGCTGCGCGAAACGCTCGACGCCGCGGCCGGTCGGCGCGTGCTGGTGCTGTCGCCGTGGCGGGGAGACGGGCACCGCGACCACCGGGTCGTCGGCGAGATCGTCGAGCAGGTCTGCGCCGCCCGCGGGGTGCGCTCGCGGGCCTTCCCGATCTGGCTCTGGCACTGGGGCGGCCCTGACGACGTGCCGTGGGACCGCGTCGAACGTCTCGTGCTCGAGCCCCGCGCGCGCGAGGCCAAGACCCGCGCCCTCGACGCGCACCGCAGTCAGCTCGAGCCGCTGTCGCGAGCACCGGGGGACGAGGCGATGATCCACGCCGGAATGCGCGCGCACGCCGAGCGCGACGCCGAGTTCTTCGTCGTTCCGGAGCGCCCCGCCGCCCCGGCGGCCAGTGTCGGCCGGGAGTACTTCGACGACATGTACGCCCGCCACGACGACCCCTGGGGCTTCGACTCGCGGTGGTACGAGGAGCGCAAACGCGCCGTGCTCCTCTCCGCCCTCCCGCGGCGCCGCTACCGTTCGACCCTCGAGGCGGGGTGCTCGACCGGAGCGCTGACCGCGCAGCTGACCGATCGGAGCGATCGGGTGCTCGCCGTCGATCTCGCCCCCGCGGCCCTGGAACGCGCACGGACGCGTCTGGCGGGGCACGACAACGTCGAGCTGCGTCTCGCGACGCTTCCCGGCGCGTGGCCGGAGGGCGAGTTCGACCTGGTCGTGCTGTCGGAGGTGGCGTACTACTGGGCGGGAGTCGACCTCGATCGCGGGCTCACGGCGGCCGCCGCCTCGCTGAGCGTCGACGGCCACCTGGTCGCCTGCCACTGGCGGCATCCGGTCGCCGAGTATCCGCTCAGCGGCGACCAGGTGCACGACGCGCTCGCCGCCCGGGGCGACCTCGTGCGCCTCGCGCGGCACGACGAGGAGGACTTCGTGCTCGAGGTGTACGCGCACCCGGGCGTGCGATCGGTGGCGGCCGAGTCCGGACTCGTCCCGTGA
- a CDS encoding acyl-CoA dehydrogenase, whose protein sequence is MKHRDHSASPLLLSDDAPDLDDVREALAGMDAVEVPGRDIAATLAWATTVTSPRSLGATWELLASVSARDVAAARVLEPHLDALAILDEAAREGIDVDLEPGGSWGVFAAEGPGTRVEARRSAGTWTLHGTKPWCSLAAHLDRALVTAWVDDERRQLFALDLRAPGVTARTGPWHARGLDRVVSAPIDLDEAVAVPVGEPGWYLRRPGFAHGGVGVAACWWGGALPLRDALQAAAAVDRADQLSRVHLGRADTALWAARTVLRETAAVFEAGGAASAGLRAARARTVVADAVETTLVQAAHALGPLPLVADEAHARRVADLQVYLRQHHGERDVARIGAEVATGAVAW, encoded by the coding sequence GTGAAGCACCGCGACCATTCGGCATCCCCTCTTCTCCTGTCCGACGACGCCCCCGACCTCGACGATGTCCGCGAGGCGCTGGCGGGCATGGATGCCGTCGAGGTGCCCGGCCGCGACATCGCCGCGACCCTGGCCTGGGCGACGACCGTCACCTCGCCGCGCTCTCTCGGCGCGACCTGGGAGCTGCTGGCCTCGGTCTCGGCGCGCGACGTGGCCGCCGCCCGCGTGCTCGAGCCGCACCTCGACGCCCTCGCGATCCTCGACGAGGCCGCCCGCGAGGGGATCGACGTCGACCTCGAGCCCGGCGGGTCGTGGGGGGTCTTCGCGGCGGAGGGGCCCGGCACGCGCGTAGAGGCGCGACGCTCCGCCGGTACCTGGACACTGCACGGGACCAAGCCGTGGTGCTCGCTCGCCGCCCACCTCGATCGCGCGCTCGTGACCGCGTGGGTCGACGACGAACGGCGACAGCTCTTCGCCCTCGACCTGCGCGCCCCGGGCGTCACCGCGCGGACCGGCCCCTGGCACGCCCGCGGACTCGACCGGGTCGTCAGCGCGCCGATCGACCTCGACGAAGCGGTCGCCGTCCCCGTGGGGGAGCCCGGCTGGTACCTGCGTCGGCCCGGCTTCGCGCACGGCGGGGTGGGGGTCGCGGCGTGCTGGTGGGGCGGGGCCCTGCCGCTGCGTGACGCGTTGCAGGCGGCTGCAGCCGTCGACCGCGCCGACCAGCTCTCCCGCGTGCATCTCGGCCGCGCCGATACGGCGCTCTGGGCCGCCCGCACCGTCTTGCGCGAGACGGCGGCGGTCTTCGAGGCCGGGGGTGCGGCATCCGCCGGTCTGCGTGCCGCCCGCGCGCGCACCGTGGTCGCCGACGCCGTCGAGACCACCCTCGTCCAGGCCGCGCACGCGCTGGGACCGTTGCCGCTCGTCGCCGACGAGGCGCACGCGCGGCGCGTCGCCGACCTGCAGGTCTACCTGCGTCAGCACCACGGCGAGCGCGACGTCGCGCGGATCGGCGCCGAGGTCGCGACGGGAGCGGTCGCGTGGTGA
- a CDS encoding molybdopterin-dependent oxidoreductase, with translation MTPASSRRRDLAAIVASIAATVFGAGLGELAAAVVSPTASPFAVIGGGMIDLAPAWAKDLAIDLFGTGDKAALLVGIAVLLLIVAGVAGVLERRKAPWGRVVLVALGVIGAIVSMTRADAGTLSPLPSLVAGAAALVAGLLVARLRRRSTKAPTDDGVSRRSVLALSGVAVMAGALAAVGSVAVSGGARAVSAVRSALRLPSPATTTPVPAGADLGIDGLGPIITASSDFYRIDTALVVPQVDPATWTLRVHGMVEQEVVLRWDDLVTLPQKETVATLVCVSNEVGGSLIGTARWLGVPLRDILERAKPTTEADMVLSHSVDGFTASTPLEALTDGRDALLAIGMNGEPLPIEHGFPVRMVVPGLYGYVSATKWVSELEVTRYDRAEGYWTSRGWSERGPVKLQSRIDVPRSGARVGAGDTVIAGVAWQTHVGVSGVEVQIDDGPWQAATLATAISADTWVQWSLPWNATSGSHTIRCRAISADGQTQTSDVAAPAPDGATGWDERTVSVA, from the coding sequence GTGACCCCCGCATCTTCCCGCCGCCGTGATCTCGCGGCGATCGTCGCCTCGATCGCCGCCACCGTGTTCGGCGCCGGCCTCGGCGAGCTCGCCGCGGCGGTCGTCTCGCCCACCGCGAGCCCGTTCGCCGTCATCGGCGGGGGCATGATCGACCTCGCCCCGGCCTGGGCGAAAGACCTGGCCATCGACCTGTTCGGCACGGGCGACAAGGCGGCCCTGCTCGTGGGGATCGCGGTACTGCTGCTGATCGTCGCCGGGGTCGCCGGAGTTCTCGAACGGCGCAAGGCCCCGTGGGGGCGGGTCGTCCTCGTGGCGCTCGGGGTGATCGGCGCGATCGTCTCGATGACGCGGGCGGATGCCGGGACACTGTCGCCCCTCCCGTCGCTGGTCGCGGGAGCCGCCGCCCTGGTGGCCGGGCTGCTGGTCGCCCGGCTCCGGCGACGGTCGACGAAGGCCCCGACCGACGACGGCGTCTCGCGGCGCAGCGTCCTCGCGCTGTCGGGGGTGGCCGTCATGGCCGGAGCCCTCGCCGCCGTCGGATCCGTCGCGGTGAGCGGGGGCGCGCGCGCCGTCAGCGCGGTGCGCTCCGCCCTGCGCCTGCCCTCGCCCGCGACGACCACGCCCGTCCCGGCCGGAGCCGACCTCGGCATCGACGGGCTCGGGCCGATCATCACCGCCTCGTCGGACTTCTACCGCATCGACACCGCCCTCGTCGTTCCGCAGGTGGACCCCGCGACCTGGACACTGCGGGTGCACGGCATGGTCGAGCAAGAGGTCGTGCTGCGGTGGGACGATCTGGTCACCCTCCCCCAGAAGGAGACCGTCGCAACCCTCGTGTGCGTGTCGAACGAGGTGGGCGGATCGCTCATCGGCACCGCCCGCTGGCTGGGGGTGCCCCTTCGCGACATCCTCGAGCGCGCGAAGCCGACGACCGAGGCCGACATGGTGCTCTCGCACTCGGTCGACGGGTTCACGGCATCCACTCCGCTCGAAGCCCTCACCGACGGCCGAGACGCCCTGCTGGCCATCGGCATGAACGGCGAACCCCTGCCGATCGAGCACGGCTTCCCCGTGCGGATGGTCGTGCCGGGCCTGTACGGGTACGTTTCGGCGACGAAGTGGGTGAGCGAGCTCGAGGTCACCCGCTACGACCGGGCCGAGGGGTACTGGACCTCGCGCGGCTGGTCGGAACGCGGACCCGTCAAGCTGCAGTCGCGCATCGACGTGCCCCGGTCGGGCGCTCGAGTGGGTGCGGGCGACACCGTCATCGCGGGCGTGGCCTGGCAGACGCACGTGGGCGTCTCGGGCGTCGAGGTGCAGATCGACGACGGCCCGTGGCAGGCGGCGACCCTGGCGACCGCGATCTCGGCCGACACCTGGGTGCAGTGGAGCCTGCCGTGGAACGCCACGAGCGGATCGCACACGATCCGGTGCCG